From the Arthrobacter sp. PM3 genome, one window contains:
- a CDS encoding BTAD domain-containing putative transcriptional regulator — MAETWIRLLGPPRIESTGTAPRQPRGRKAWAVLAYLVLQPGGTGRARTAALLFPDADDPLGALRWNLSELRRTLGADSVGGDPLRLVLPAGWTCDAIAALAPAAGTGTRAVDPRTFDGQLLEGLAFPDCPVFEAWLEDQRHRLENSVLTLLYEASLAALAAGKADDAADLATRALHLDPFNADCHAVLIKALKSLGEYRRAREQAEKCRELYRRELGLGLPAEVRRALSDAPPAAGPGPGAGSGPGPASAAAVRSYLDAAEASLSAGSVERGLEQLRLAAGLAQRTGDHHLLAESLVTLSGALIHQAGGRGAEVADLLHRALKSEGLDPGSLRLDAGNRDRPASRVAAAAYRELGYLSVQRGIPDRAAGWLEQAARAADGFDDERSRILAIRGMAASDTAHYGEALTALAESCRLAAAAGSRRQLAFGTALAGRVHLLRGDLEPAAEALDRAQELIAAEHWTAFEPFVAGLRGETFLAAGRLEDADALIDRSWVMADVAGDHCYLTLAAGAKARLSVARNDPAAAEAWLKRGLDTTPWYLWYRARLLDTAAEVAIDAGSPAAADYAARLGTMAGRGALRELLVRAHSHRAVLGDTAAAETIPWLAKDIDNPALNSYLARRGQL; from the coding sequence ATGGCCGAGACATGGATCCGGCTCCTCGGTCCGCCCCGGATCGAGTCCACTGGCACCGCACCCCGGCAGCCGCGCGGCCGCAAGGCGTGGGCTGTGCTGGCCTACCTCGTGCTGCAGCCCGGCGGCACCGGCCGGGCCCGCACGGCGGCCCTGCTGTTTCCCGACGCCGACGATCCCCTCGGCGCGCTGCGCTGGAACCTCTCCGAGCTGCGCCGGACCCTCGGCGCGGACTCGGTCGGCGGCGACCCGCTGCGGCTCGTGCTCCCGGCCGGGTGGACCTGCGATGCGATCGCGGCCCTGGCTCCCGCCGCCGGCACCGGCACCCGCGCCGTCGACCCCCGCACCTTCGACGGCCAGCTCCTGGAGGGACTCGCCTTCCCGGACTGCCCCGTGTTCGAGGCCTGGCTGGAGGACCAGCGGCACCGGCTCGAGAACTCCGTCCTGACACTTCTCTACGAGGCCTCGCTCGCCGCGCTGGCGGCCGGAAAGGCGGACGACGCCGCCGACCTCGCCACCCGCGCGCTGCACCTGGACCCCTTCAACGCCGACTGCCACGCCGTCCTGATCAAGGCCCTGAAGTCCCTGGGCGAGTACCGGCGCGCGCGGGAGCAGGCCGAGAAATGCCGCGAGCTCTACCGCCGTGAGCTCGGGCTCGGCCTGCCCGCCGAGGTGCGGCGGGCACTCTCCGACGCGCCGCCCGCGGCCGGCCCCGGGCCAGGGGCCGGGTCAGGCCCCGGGCCGGCCAGTGCGGCCGCCGTGCGGTCCTACCTCGACGCCGCGGAGGCGTCACTCTCGGCCGGCTCGGTGGAGCGCGGGCTGGAGCAGCTGCGGCTCGCGGCCGGGCTCGCGCAGCGCACCGGCGACCACCATCTGCTCGCCGAGTCCCTGGTGACCCTGTCCGGGGCGCTGATCCATCAGGCCGGCGGCCGGGGTGCCGAGGTGGCCGACCTGCTCCACCGGGCGCTGAAGTCGGAGGGCCTGGACCCCGGGTCGTTGCGGCTGGACGCGGGGAACCGGGACCGGCCGGCGTCGCGGGTGGCCGCGGCCGCGTACCGGGAGCTGGGGTACCTGTCCGTGCAGCGGGGCATCCCGGACCGCGCGGCCGGCTGGCTCGAACAGGCCGCCCGGGCGGCGGACGGGTTCGACGACGAACGGTCCAGGATCCTGGCCATCCGGGGCATGGCGGCCTCGGACACCGCCCACTACGGCGAGGCGCTGACCGCCCTGGCCGAATCCTGCCGGCTCGCCGCCGCGGCGGGCAGCCGCCGCCAGCTGGCGTTCGGCACGGCCCTGGCCGGCCGGGTGCACCTGCTGCGCGGAGACCTGGAGCCGGCGGCCGAGGCCCTGGACCGGGCACAGGAGCTGATCGCGGCCGAGCACTGGACGGCGTTCGAGCCCTTCGTCGCCGGGCTCCGCGGCGAGACGTTCCTCGCCGCCGGCCGGCTGGAGGACGCGGATGCCCTGATCGACCGGTCATGGGTGATGGCCGACGTCGCCGGCGACCACTGCTACCTCACCCTGGCCGCCGGGGCGAAGGCCCGGCTCAGCGTGGCCCGGAACGACCCCGCCGCGGCCGAGGCGTGGCTCAAACGCGGGCTCGACACCACGCCCTGGTATCTCTGGTACCGGGCGCGGCTGTTGGACACCGCCGCGGAGGTCGCGATCGACGCCGGCTCCCCCGCCGCCGCGGACTACGCCGCCCGGCTCGGCACGATGGCCGGCCGCGGCGCCCTGCGCGAGCTCCTGGTCCGGGCGCACTCGCACCGGGCCGTCCTGGGCGACACCGCCGCGGCGGAGACAATTCCGTGGCTGGCGAAGGACATCGACAACCCGGCACTCAACTCCTACCTGGCGCGGCGCGGGCAGCTGTGA
- a CDS encoding PIN domain-containing protein encodes MDTSAVLKLVVEEAESAALAEYLTAAVAGGDKLTASMLLHTELHCAAHRRGLPGGLVNAVLAGINLADVARPDLLYAAALPGRLRSADAIHLATAIRLQADVLVAYDAELLAAAVDAGLTVLSPGNAG; translated from the coding sequence GTGGACACGTCGGCGGTCCTCAAACTCGTGGTGGAGGAAGCCGAATCGGCGGCCCTTGCCGAGTACCTGACGGCCGCCGTCGCTGGCGGCGACAAGCTGACAGCCTCCATGCTCCTGCACACCGAGCTGCACTGCGCCGCCCACCGGCGGGGACTTCCCGGCGGGCTCGTCAATGCCGTCCTGGCTGGGATCAACCTGGCCGACGTGGCGCGCCCGGACCTGCTGTATGCGGCCGCGTTGCCTGGCCGGTTGCGCAGCGCCGATGCCATTCACCTGGCCACCGCGATCCGGCTGCAGGCCGATGTCCTGGTTGCCTACGACGCCGAACTGCTTGCCGCGGCCGTCGACGCGGGCCTCACCGTCCTGTCCCCCGGCAACGCGGGCTGA
- a CDS encoding type II toxin-antitoxin system Phd/YefM family antitoxin — MTTIPHRELRNQSSRILERVKNGETIEVTNNGEVAAVLIPPSSSPFERLLLAGQIRPASPGAVDFQSLARIRSADTTADILAAVRGDR, encoded by the coding sequence ATGACAACGATTCCGCACCGCGAACTGCGCAACCAGAGCAGCAGGATTCTTGAGCGCGTGAAAAACGGGGAAACCATTGAGGTGACAAACAACGGGGAAGTCGCCGCTGTTCTCATCCCCCCGTCCTCCTCGCCGTTCGAGCGGCTGCTTCTGGCGGGGCAGATCCGGCCGGCCTCCCCCGGTGCCGTTGACTTTCAGTCCCTGGCGCGGATCAGGTCGGCGGACACGACGGCGGACATCCTGGCCGCCGTTCGCGGGGACCGTTGA
- a CDS encoding FBP domain-containing protein, producing MQKITAQQIRSSFINASRSEAAKLNLPQNFDTLDWDNLDFLGWRDQKMPLRGYLIFPDGGSLTGVLLRAPEGGAKKNRSVLCEICRDVFSKEDVLLWVARRAGASGRNGNTVGTLICAEFLCSGNVRVEPPANEINPDPSEVVKRQITGLQSRTRLFLERVRGR from the coding sequence ATGCAGAAAATCACTGCCCAGCAGATCCGGTCATCATTTATCAACGCCAGCCGCTCCGAGGCGGCCAAGCTCAACCTGCCCCAGAACTTCGACACCCTCGATTGGGACAACCTGGATTTTCTCGGGTGGCGGGACCAAAAGATGCCGCTGCGCGGCTATCTCATCTTTCCCGACGGCGGCAGCCTCACCGGCGTCCTGCTCCGGGCGCCTGAGGGCGGGGCCAAGAAGAACCGCTCGGTGCTGTGCGAAATCTGCCGTGACGTGTTCTCCAAAGAGGATGTCCTCTTGTGGGTGGCCCGGCGGGCCGGCGCGTCCGGGCGCAACGGCAACACGGTGGGGACCCTCATCTGCGCGGAGTTCCTCTGCTCCGGCAACGTCCGGGTCGAACCGCCGGCGAACGAGATCAATCCGGACCCCTCCGAGGTGGTGAAGCGCCAGATCACCGGCCTGCAATCGCGCACCCGGCTGTTCCTGGAGCGGGTCCGCGGCCGCTAA
- a CDS encoding SLC13 family permease has translation MTNIAEKPAEQTAPSTTRDASSGGPRRRRRILLVTVAAITILGLVALLFGGALFNPAAASESEPTMTATQIIPLVILVVMFVVATKWPLNIGIMGLVASFGVGYFILGMTDKQILEEFPASIVVTIIGVTYFFSMAQRNGTIDIIVQTCVRLVRGKTMLLPWVFFLMAAALTSLGTFSPAAVALLAPAALGLAYESRIHPVLMGAFVINGAHAGGFSPLSVAGVLVHDIALKNGFPISQGALFTASFALNLILSAVTIVVFALLGKLRDHHANAYAGLETTRAGRPKGQQIVTLALILVILVCTLAFHLPIGFVALSAGLILAFVNIKEHKTFIGGVSWSTVLLVAGMITYVSLLQHVGVIDTLAEQALALGAPLLIALVLCYVIGVGSAFASSTALLTAFIPLAGPLLATSSLSASGTVAALAIAATVVDVSPFSTDGALVVANARENDRQRVYRQLMMYAGGVVLAAPALAWALLVPTGIM, from the coding sequence ATGACTAACATCGCAGAAAAGCCTGCAGAACAGACTGCACCCAGCACTACCCGCGACGCGTCCTCCGGCGGTCCCCGCCGCCGCCGTCGTATCCTGCTGGTGACGGTAGCCGCCATCACGATCCTTGGCCTGGTCGCCCTCCTTTTCGGAGGTGCCCTCTTCAACCCAGCGGCCGCCTCGGAATCGGAGCCGACCATGACCGCCACGCAGATCATCCCGCTCGTCATCCTGGTCGTGATGTTCGTCGTCGCCACGAAATGGCCGCTCAACATCGGCATCATGGGGCTGGTTGCGTCCTTCGGCGTCGGCTACTTCATCCTCGGCATGACCGACAAGCAAATCCTTGAGGAGTTCCCGGCCAGCATCGTCGTGACGATCATCGGTGTCACCTACTTCTTCAGCATGGCCCAACGAAACGGGACCATCGACATCATCGTCCAGACCTGCGTGCGCCTGGTCAGGGGCAAAACGATGCTCCTGCCCTGGGTGTTCTTCCTCATGGCGGCGGCGCTGACGTCCTTGGGCACCTTCTCCCCCGCCGCCGTCGCACTGCTCGCACCCGCCGCCCTCGGACTCGCCTACGAGTCGCGCATCCACCCGGTCCTCATGGGCGCCTTCGTCATCAACGGGGCCCACGCCGGAGGTTTTTCGCCGCTGTCCGTCGCCGGCGTGCTGGTGCACGACATCGCCCTGAAAAACGGATTCCCCATCTCCCAGGGTGCCCTGTTCACGGCCAGCTTCGCCCTCAACCTCATCCTGTCGGCCGTGACCATCGTGGTCTTCGCCCTCCTGGGCAAGCTGCGTGACCATCACGCCAACGCGTACGCCGGCCTGGAAACCACCCGCGCCGGACGCCCCAAAGGCCAGCAGATCGTCACGCTGGCGCTGATCCTGGTGATCCTTGTGTGCACCCTGGCCTTCCATCTGCCCATCGGATTCGTTGCCCTCTCGGCCGGCCTGATCCTGGCATTCGTCAACATCAAGGAACACAAAACGTTCATCGGCGGCGTTTCCTGGTCCACCGTCCTGCTGGTGGCCGGCATGATCACCTACGTCTCCCTGCTCCAGCACGTCGGCGTCATTGACACCCTCGCCGAGCAGGCCCTCGCGCTGGGTGCGCCGCTGCTGATCGCCCTCGTCCTCTGCTACGTCATCGGTGTCGGCTCCGCCTTCGCATCCTCCACCGCACTGCTGACGGCGTTCATCCCCTTGGCGGGCCCGCTGCTGGCCACCAGTTCGCTGAGCGCCTCCGGCACGGTCGCTGCCCTGGCCATCGCGGCCACCGTTGTGGACGTCTCGCCCTTCTCCACCGACGGCGCGCTGGTGGTCGCGAACGCCCGGGAAAACGACCGCCAACGCGTCTACCGCCAGCTCATGATGTACGCCGGTGGAGTCGTTCTCGCAGCCCCCGCCCTGGCCTGGGCCCTGCTCGTGCCCACCGGCATCATGTAA
- a CDS encoding PrpF domain-containing protein yields MKIEAEWMRGGTSKCWVFETGQLSETGTSPDELLPRLFGSPDHRQIDGVGGATSTTSKAMILHRPAGRDVDVEFTFAQVGIEEAAVDWGSNCGNCSAVVGLYAIEKGWVEPTGDVTRIVTRNTNTGQIIIQRVSTPSGALPIVPQAQMPGVPFPGYRVGLGFQDPAGKTTGALLPTGSASDLIVAGGTRWTVSMVDAGAPVVILRAEDLGLDPQRYDSWLAGVELQLDTLDHVRRQAAVRMGLAATTGDAARAVPKVAIVGAPARSGPESDVSVMMLSMGKPHPALAITGSIALTLAARTPGTVLNDITGDTVRSTLRLRTPAGVIETWSEERDGSLIVGVDRTARTIATTTIHLPEALGNAADASLASATN; encoded by the coding sequence ATGAAAATCGAAGCGGAGTGGATGCGCGGGGGCACCAGCAAATGCTGGGTCTTCGAAACGGGGCAACTGAGCGAGACCGGAACCAGCCCGGATGAGCTGCTGCCCCGGCTGTTCGGCAGTCCCGACCACCGGCAGATTGACGGTGTTGGCGGCGCAACCTCAACGACCAGCAAGGCGATGATCCTTCACCGGCCGGCCGGCCGGGACGTCGACGTCGAGTTCACCTTCGCCCAGGTGGGCATTGAAGAGGCCGCCGTGGACTGGGGCAGCAACTGCGGCAACTGCTCGGCGGTGGTCGGCCTGTACGCGATCGAAAAGGGCTGGGTGGAGCCGACCGGCGACGTCACTCGGATCGTCACCCGGAACACCAACACCGGCCAGATCATCATCCAGCGGGTGTCGACGCCGTCCGGCGCGCTGCCGATCGTCCCGCAGGCGCAGATGCCGGGCGTGCCGTTCCCGGGATACCGGGTGGGGCTCGGCTTCCAGGACCCCGCCGGCAAAACCACCGGCGCGTTGCTTCCCACCGGATCAGCCTCGGATTTGATCGTTGCCGGCGGAACGCGCTGGACTGTTTCCATGGTCGACGCCGGAGCGCCGGTAGTCATTCTCCGGGCCGAGGACCTTGGCCTTGACCCGCAGCGCTACGACAGCTGGCTCGCCGGCGTCGAATTGCAGCTGGACACCCTGGACCACGTCCGCCGCCAGGCGGCTGTGCGCATGGGGCTCGCAGCGACCACCGGCGACGCGGCCCGCGCAGTCCCTAAGGTCGCGATCGTGGGCGCACCGGCCCGGTCCGGCCCGGAAAGCGACGTCAGCGTCATGATGCTCTCGATGGGCAAGCCCCACCCTGCCTTGGCCATCACCGGAAGCATCGCACTGACTCTTGCCGCCCGCACCCCGGGCACCGTACTGAACGACATCACGGGCGACACCGTTCGATCCACCCTGCGGCTGCGCACACCGGCCGGAGTCATCGAAACCTGGAGCGAGGAACGGGACGGCTCGCTGATCGTCGGCGTGGACCGAACCGCCCGCACGATCGCCACCACCACCATCCACCTCCCCGAGGCCCTCGGCAACGCCGCTGACGCCTCACTTGCCAGCGCCACCAACTGA
- a CDS encoding LysR family transcriptional regulator, translated as MLNDAGQELFDIRRLALLVEVVEQGSITAAAELMMYTPSAVSQQLRKLEQEVGQPLLNRRSRGVVPTEAGQLLAGHARKIVAQMRAAQSDLDQIAGLKRGSLTVGTFPTLAGSFLPIVIRAFKKRYPAIGLSLRSARFDDLVTDLQSGVTGLCLLWDYPWNRFQDDSIRITEVFQESTVLLVSRAHPLADRDEIRMEELRKESWIVRAEAHPVVEVLQRSAHEAGFEPTIGFLANDYQEAQAMVSVGMGVAMVPKTAVALQHPDVRVISLGSAAPKRRVLLAQRQDKVYAPAEVAFHSTLLEIARERAGDYL; from the coding sequence ATGCTTAACGATGCGGGCCAGGAATTATTCGACATCCGGCGTCTGGCGCTGCTGGTGGAGGTCGTCGAGCAGGGTTCGATCACCGCCGCCGCCGAGCTGATGATGTACACACCCTCCGCCGTCTCGCAGCAGCTCCGAAAGCTTGAACAGGAAGTCGGGCAGCCGCTCCTCAACCGCCGCTCCCGCGGGGTGGTGCCCACCGAGGCGGGCCAGCTGCTCGCCGGTCACGCCCGGAAGATTGTCGCGCAGATGCGGGCCGCCCAGTCCGACCTCGACCAGATCGCCGGTCTCAAACGCGGCTCACTGACGGTAGGGACCTTTCCCACTCTCGCGGGCTCGTTCCTGCCGATCGTCATCCGGGCGTTCAAAAAGAGGTACCCGGCCATAGGACTCTCCCTGCGCAGCGCACGGTTCGATGACCTCGTGACGGACCTGCAGTCCGGAGTGACCGGCCTGTGCCTGCTGTGGGACTACCCGTGGAACCGCTTTCAGGACGACTCCATCCGGATCACGGAAGTCTTCCAGGAAAGCACGGTCCTCCTGGTATCCCGCGCACACCCGCTAGCCGACCGCGACGAGATCCGGATGGAAGAGCTCCGCAAGGAATCCTGGATAGTGCGGGCCGAAGCCCACCCCGTCGTCGAGGTACTGCAGCGCTCCGCCCATGAAGCCGGGTTCGAGCCGACGATCGGCTTCCTGGCCAACGACTACCAGGAAGCCCAGGCGATGGTGAGCGTCGGCATGGGTGTGGCCATGGTGCCGAAGACCGCCGTCGCCCTGCAACACCCCGACGTCAGGGTCATCAGCCTCGGCTCTGCCGCACCGAAGCGGCGCGTGCTGTTGGCCCAACGCCAGGACAAGGTCTACGCCCCGGCGGAGGTCGCGTTCCACTCCACCTTGCTCGAGATCGCCCGCGAACGCGCCGGAGATTACTTGTAA
- a CDS encoding MFS transporter has product MSRTNRLGPMGFVLGFGIVSMLADVVYEGARSITGPFLATLGASAVMVGFITGFGEAVALVLRLAAGPLADRTRKYWPLTIAGYAMTVIAVPLMALAGSLWQASVLVITERFGKAVRTPARDTMLSHAGADMGRGKAFAIHEALDQSGALLGPLLVGLMVAISGFQLGFGVLAIPGAVALVAVVLLRRAAPDPARYDQHFVRENDGGPAGGTVSAPAAAPAKARVRVPLPARFWWYSAFTAVSMFGFSTFGVISYHLEVQQVLPSALIPVTYAVSMGAAALAALASGTLYDRVGLRGLLIALPLTAAVPFLSFSSSPALVWAGAVVWGAALGIHESTLRAAVADLVPAATRGTGYGIFTAIYGVAWLAGSTIIGALYSASPTGLIVFTVGTQLAALIIFIPLLKRATRPELGA; this is encoded by the coding sequence GTGAGCCGGACAAACCGGCTCGGCCCCATGGGATTCGTCCTGGGCTTCGGCATCGTCAGCATGCTCGCCGACGTCGTCTACGAAGGTGCCCGCTCCATCACCGGACCGTTCCTGGCCACCCTCGGCGCGTCCGCGGTGATGGTCGGCTTTATCACCGGGTTCGGGGAGGCCGTGGCCCTGGTCCTCCGGCTGGCCGCCGGCCCCCTGGCCGACAGGACCCGCAAATACTGGCCCCTGACCATCGCCGGCTACGCCATGACCGTGATCGCCGTGCCGCTCATGGCCCTGGCTGGCTCCCTGTGGCAGGCGTCGGTGCTGGTCATCACGGAACGGTTCGGCAAAGCCGTCCGCACCCCGGCCCGGGACACCATGCTCTCGCACGCCGGGGCGGACATGGGCCGCGGGAAGGCCTTCGCCATCCACGAGGCCCTCGACCAGTCCGGCGCGCTCCTCGGCCCGCTGCTCGTCGGCCTGATGGTAGCCATTTCCGGTTTCCAGCTCGGCTTTGGCGTCCTGGCCATCCCGGGCGCGGTGGCGCTCGTCGCCGTCGTCCTGCTCCGCCGGGCGGCCCCCGACCCCGCCCGTTATGACCAGCATTTCGTCAGGGAGAACGACGGCGGACCCGCCGGCGGGACTGTCAGCGCACCTGCCGCCGCCCCCGCGAAGGCCCGGGTCCGGGTCCCGTTGCCGGCGCGGTTCTGGTGGTACAGCGCGTTCACCGCCGTATCGATGTTCGGGTTCTCCACCTTCGGGGTCATCTCGTACCACCTAGAAGTCCAACAGGTGTTGCCCTCGGCGCTGATCCCTGTCACCTACGCTGTTTCCATGGGCGCGGCCGCGCTGGCGGCCCTGGCGTCCGGGACCCTCTATGACCGGGTGGGGCTGCGCGGCCTGCTCATCGCCCTGCCCCTGACCGCGGCCGTGCCGTTCCTGTCCTTCAGCAGCAGCCCGGCCCTGGTCTGGGCCGGCGCCGTCGTCTGGGGCGCGGCCCTGGGCATCCACGAATCCACGCTCCGAGCGGCCGTCGCGGACCTCGTCCCGGCCGCCACGCGGGGAACCGGCTACGGCATCTTTACCGCCATCTACGGCGTGGCCTGGCTGGCGGGATCCACCATCATCGGAGCCCTCTACTCGGCCTCCCCCACCGGCCTCATCGTCTTCACCGTCGGCACCCAGCTCGCGGCCCTGATCATCTTCATTCCGCTGCTCAAACGGGCTACGCGGCCGGAGCTGGGCGCCTAG
- the crcB gene encoding fluoride efflux transporter CrcB: MTILLLGLAGGLGAGTRFVVDGLVRSRLRTALPVGTIAINVTGSFLLGLVAGAVIVHAAPAELQLIAGTGFLGGYTTFSTASFETVRLIQSRRTGLALLNGIGTAVAAVAAAAAGLAVAGLL; encoded by the coding sequence CTGACCATTCTCCTGCTCGGGCTCGCCGGCGGGCTCGGCGCCGGCACCCGGTTCGTCGTCGACGGCCTGGTCCGGTCCAGGCTCCGCACGGCCCTGCCCGTGGGCACCATCGCCATCAACGTCACCGGGTCCTTCCTCCTGGGCCTGGTCGCCGGGGCGGTGATCGTGCACGCCGCCCCGGCCGAGCTTCAGCTGATCGCGGGCACCGGGTTCCTCGGCGGCTACACCACGTTCAGCACGGCCAGCTTCGAGACCGTCCGGCTCATCCAGTCCCGCCGCACCGGACTGGCCCTGCTGAACGGGATCGGCACCGCCGTCGCCGCCGTCGCCGCAGCAGCCGCAGGCCTCGCCGTGGCGGGCCTCCTGTGA